The proteins below are encoded in one region of Streptomyces marianii:
- a CDS encoding TIGR03557 family F420-dependent LLM class oxidoreductase, translated as MVQIGYTMMTEQAGPRQLVDHLMHAEDVGFDFSVTSDRAFPRLRAQGHSPYAWSVLGAAAQATSEIPLMTFVTCPTMRYHPAVVAQKAATLQILSEGRFRLGLGSGENLNEHVVGDWPPADMRLEMLGEAVGIIRELFRGEHVSRRGGYFTVDSAKLWDLPDEPPPIGVAVSGDRSCGLAGRLADLMIAVEPARSLTESFARAGGAGKPRVGQMAICYDTDRDVAVRRAHEQFKSFGMGWKVNAELPHPDSFAAATRCVRPEDVAEAIPCGDDPEAVVEAVRGFVDAGFTEVALVQIGGSTQHDFLAWAEDKLLPELHALGGDGAMAA; from the coding sequence ATGGTGCAAATCGGATACACGATGATGACCGAGCAGGCCGGCCCCCGACAGCTGGTCGATCACCTGATGCACGCGGAGGACGTCGGGTTCGACTTCTCCGTGACCTCCGACCGCGCCTTTCCCCGGCTGCGTGCCCAGGGGCACTCGCCGTACGCGTGGAGCGTCCTCGGCGCGGCGGCGCAGGCCACTTCCGAGATCCCGCTGATGACCTTCGTCACGTGCCCGACGATGCGGTACCACCCGGCGGTCGTGGCGCAGAAGGCGGCAACGCTCCAGATCCTGTCGGAGGGGCGGTTCCGGCTCGGACTGGGATCGGGGGAGAACCTCAACGAGCACGTCGTCGGGGACTGGCCGCCCGCCGACATGCGCCTGGAGATGCTCGGCGAGGCGGTCGGGATCATCAGGGAACTGTTCCGCGGGGAGCACGTCAGCAGGCGCGGCGGCTACTTCACCGTGGACTCCGCCAAACTGTGGGACCTGCCGGACGAACCGCCGCCGATCGGCGTCGCCGTCTCGGGCGACCGCTCCTGCGGACTCGCGGGGCGGCTCGCCGACCTCATGATCGCGGTCGAGCCCGCGCGTTCCCTCACCGAGTCCTTCGCGCGCGCCGGGGGAGCGGGCAAGCCCCGCGTCGGGCAGATGGCCATCTGCTACGACACCGACCGTGACGTCGCCGTGCGTCGCGCGCACGAACAGTTCAAGTCGTTCGGCATGGGCTGGAAGGTGAATGCGGAACTTCCGCACCCCGACTCGTTCGCAGCGGCCACCCGGTGCGTGCGGCCCGAGGACGTGGCGGAGGCCATCCCTTGCGGAGACGACCCGGAGGCGGTCGTGGAGGCGGTGCGCGGCTTCGTCGACGCGGGTTTCACCGAGGTCGCCCTCGTGCAGATCGGGGGCAGCACCCAGCACGACTTTCTGGCATGGGCCGAGGACAAGCTGTTGCCCGAACTGCACGCGCTCGGCGGGGACGGCGCGATGGCGGCGTAG
- a CDS encoding gas vesicle protein GvpO, translating into MAPAEQPAKRKRKDKAAWAMRSAAQQLAQLLGRPPESVSALRPTEDGWEADVEVVELERIPETTSVMASYRVTLDKEGDLVAYERKRRYTRGQIDRRP; encoded by the coding sequence ATGGCCCCTGCAGAGCAGCCCGCGAAGCGGAAGCGCAAGGACAAGGCCGCCTGGGCCATGCGCTCCGCGGCGCAGCAGCTGGCGCAGCTGCTTGGACGGCCCCCCGAATCGGTGTCGGCCCTCAGACCGACCGAGGACGGCTGGGAGGCCGATGTGGAGGTCGTGGAACTGGAGAGGATCCCCGAGACGACCAGCGTGATGGCCAGCTACCGGGTGACCCTGGACAAGGAGGGTGACCTGGTGGCCTACGAACGGAAGCGCAGATACACCAGAGGGCAGATCGACCGCAGGCCCTGA
- a CDS encoding gas vesicle protein encodes MPATSPRTSEAGSSLPDRQVALIDLLDRLLSGGVVLTGDVVLSIADIDLVRISLRALIMSIRSSEGGGASAGGGFPGLGAPAGGGFPGRATESGGTPGGGDGGP; translated from the coding sequence CTGCCGGCGACGTCTCCCCGGACCTCGGAGGCCGGGTCCTCCCTGCCGGACCGTCAGGTCGCCCTCATCGACCTGCTGGACCGGTTGCTCAGCGGGGGCGTCGTCCTGACCGGGGACGTGGTCCTGTCCATCGCGGACATCGATCTCGTGCGCATCTCCCTCCGCGCCCTCATCATGTCGATCCGCTCGTCGGAGGGCGGCGGTGCATCGGCGGGCGGTGGATTCCCCGGGCTCGGTGCCCCGGCGGGCGGTGGTTTCCCCGGGCGCGCGACGGAGAGCGGTGGCACGCCAGGGGGCGGTGACGGTGGCCCCTGA
- a CDS encoding STAS domain-containing protein produces MHERDHTPSAPGTALGVLSCGRRGNAWVVTLGGDLGPDALAGVSRQLDDVAGEGRAIVVDTKSVTSADPAMLALLMKLQEEASLYVAAPSPPVRELLERAGPRTSVRTVTSLGEALDALGAGPS; encoded by the coding sequence ATGCATGAACGTGACCACACTCCATCGGCCCCGGGCACCGCGCTCGGCGTCCTCAGCTGCGGCCGGCGTGGAAACGCCTGGGTCGTCACCCTGGGCGGTGATCTCGGGCCGGACGCGCTGGCCGGCGTATCGCGGCAGCTCGACGACGTGGCCGGCGAGGGCCGGGCCATCGTGGTGGACACGAAGTCGGTGACCTCCGCCGACCCGGCCATGCTCGCCCTCCTGATGAAGCTCCAGGAAGAGGCGTCACTCTACGTGGCCGCTCCTTCGCCGCCCGTGCGGGAGCTGCTCGAGAGAGCCGGCCCGCGTACGTCGGTCCGTACCGTCACCTCACTCGGAGAGGCCCTGGACGCGCTCGGCGCCGGGCCCTCCTGA
- a CDS encoding GvpL/GvpF family gas vesicle protein gives MAVYVYSVVGKRHPLRLDGVTGVGDPPSPLRTVTSGSLTAVVSDAPEDLRPKRRDLTAHQAVQDRLVADGTVLPLRFGLTAPDDDAVREALEERATEYADRLGALEGCAEYNLKVKQDEESLLRQILEDSSEARELNDAVRGGTAGPDVSLALGELVAREVEARHASLAAGVVEALRPFARDQQTSQPAGEDFLSVSFLVAEEQEELFLATEMSVANQMGDDFEFRLNGPLPPYSFV, from the coding sequence ATGGCCGTCTACGTGTACTCCGTCGTCGGCAAACGGCATCCGCTCCGGCTGGACGGCGTCACCGGGGTCGGCGACCCGCCGTCCCCACTGCGTACCGTGACGTCCGGATCACTGACGGCGGTCGTCAGTGACGCTCCCGAGGACCTGCGTCCCAAGCGCCGTGACCTCACGGCGCACCAGGCGGTCCAGGACCGTCTCGTCGCCGACGGCACGGTGCTGCCCCTGCGGTTCGGACTCACGGCGCCGGACGACGACGCCGTGAGGGAGGCCCTGGAGGAGCGGGCGACGGAGTACGCGGACCGCCTCGGCGCGCTGGAGGGCTGTGCGGAGTACAACCTGAAGGTCAAGCAGGACGAGGAATCCCTCCTGAGGCAGATCCTCGAGGACTCGTCCGAGGCGCGGGAACTCAACGACGCGGTCCGCGGCGGCACGGCCGGTCCCGACGTCTCCCTGGCGCTCGGCGAGCTGGTCGCCCGGGAGGTGGAAGCGCGCCACGCGTCCCTGGCCGCCGGAGTCGTCGAGGCGCTCCGTCCCTTCGCCCGGGACCAGCAGACCTCCCAGCCCGCCGGCGAGGACTTCCTGAGCGTCTCCTTCCTGGTGGCCGAGGAGCAGGAGGAACTCTTCCTCGCCACCGAGATGAGCGTCGCGAACCAGATGGGGGACGACTTCGAGTTCCGGCTCAACGGCCCGCTCCCCCCGTACAGTTTCGTCTGA
- a CDS encoding CsbD family protein codes for MAAQGKKIRGKAQETVGKAKQKAGEVTGNEDLRAKGTSDRLAGESKEKAAEAEQTARGTAEELKGKARKNM; via the coding sequence ATGGCTGCACAGGGAAAGAAGATTCGCGGCAAAGCCCAGGAGACCGTCGGCAAGGCCAAGCAGAAGGCCGGCGAGGTCACGGGCAACGAGGATCTCCGCGCGAAGGGGACCTCCGACCGCTTGGCGGGTGAGAGCAAGGAGAAGGCCGCCGAGGCCGAGCAGACGGCCCGCGGCACCGCCGAAGAGCTGAAGGGCAAGGCTCGCAAGAACATGTGA
- a CDS encoding gas vesicle protein: MTDPLAGRTGSYPSRAAPYGQGSTANLADILERVLDKGIVIAGDIQINLLDIELLTIKLRLLVASVDKAKEMGIDWWEHDPALSSRARGGERSLAEENRRLRAEVEALRRGEPLPEGGRRPVAGEQSVVDEEAEEEPAEAELVEEEPPRRSRPARRTRKARDE, from the coding sequence GTGACCGATCCGCTGGCCGGCAGGACGGGGTCCTATCCGTCCAGGGCCGCGCCGTACGGGCAGGGCTCCACCGCCAATCTGGCGGACATTCTGGAGCGGGTCCTGGACAAGGGCATCGTCATCGCGGGCGACATCCAGATCAATCTGCTCGACATCGAACTGTTGACCATCAAACTCCGCCTGCTGGTCGCCTCGGTCGACAAGGCCAAGGAAATGGGCATCGACTGGTGGGAGCACGATCCCGCGCTGTCCTCGCGGGCGCGCGGGGGTGAGCGCTCGCTCGCCGAGGAGAACCGGCGGCTGAGGGCCGAGGTCGAGGCCCTGCGCCGGGGCGAGCCACTGCCCGAGGGCGGGCGCCGTCCCGTCGCCGGGGAGCAGTCCGTCGTCGACGAGGAGGCGGAGGAGGAGCCCGCCGAGGCCGAACTCGTCGAGGAGGAGCCGCCGAGGCGGTCCCGGCCGGCCCGGCGCACCAGGAAGGCACGCGATGAGTGA
- a CDS encoding SRPBCC family protein — protein MAKAAHSSKGGEVSGLDLLRDELVDFLGAQVESLADRAGDKLSDLTDQLLDAAENGGPLPGGIMKAVIGSKAKDVKDNVVGKAQDLLGGGKGKRKSGGGKSTDILEVHDVGVPIRTAYDHWTQYEAFSDFTKGVRSVSKDGDDVHSDWKVKVGPSTRGWKATVQEQIPDERIMWTSEGAKGTTRGCVSFHSVTPSLTRIVLIVEYYPSGFFEKTGNLWRAQGRRLRLDFKKFVRHVTFAEEEPEGWRGEIRDGEVVRSHEEALEDEEQEQGEYDEEGNGDDEEENEYEDEDQEPEDDEYEDEYDEEAEDEYAR, from the coding sequence ATGGCCAAGGCAGCACACAGCTCCAAGGGCGGCGAGGTCTCCGGCCTTGATCTGCTGCGCGACGAACTGGTCGACTTCCTCGGCGCCCAGGTCGAGAGTCTGGCGGACAGGGCCGGGGACAAACTCTCGGATCTCACGGACCAGTTGCTCGACGCGGCCGAGAACGGCGGCCCGCTGCCCGGCGGCATCATGAAGGCCGTCATCGGGAGCAAGGCCAAGGACGTCAAGGACAACGTCGTGGGCAAAGCCCAGGATCTGCTCGGCGGCGGCAAGGGCAAACGCAAATCCGGCGGTGGCAAGTCCACGGACATCCTCGAGGTCCACGACGTGGGCGTGCCGATCCGAACGGCGTACGACCACTGGACGCAGTACGAGGCGTTCAGCGACTTCACCAAGGGTGTGCGCAGCGTGTCGAAGGACGGCGACGACGTGCACAGCGACTGGAAGGTGAAGGTCGGGCCCTCGACCAGGGGCTGGAAGGCGACCGTTCAGGAGCAGATACCCGACGAGCGGATCATGTGGACGTCCGAGGGCGCCAAGGGCACCACACGCGGCTGCGTGAGCTTCCACTCCGTGACGCCGTCCCTCACCCGGATCGTGCTCATCGTCGAGTACTACCCGTCCGGGTTCTTCGAGAAGACGGGAAACCTCTGGCGCGCCCAAGGCCGACGGCTGCGGCTGGACTTCAAGAAGTTCGTCCGCCACGTCACCTTCGCCGAGGAGGAGCCCGAAGGATGGCGTGGCGAAATCCGTGACGGTGAAGTCGTGCGCAGTCACGAAGAGGCACTGGAGGACGAGGAACAGGAACAGGGCGAGTACGACGAGGAAGGCAACGGGGACGACGAGGAGGAGAACGAGTACGAGGACGAGGACCAGGAACCCGAGGACGACGAGTACGAGGACGAATACGACGAAGAGGCCGAGGACGAATACGCCAGATGA
- a CDS encoding histone H1-like repetitive region-containing protein: MNDTTKMALAAAVAGGYLLGRAKKGRLAFAMATYIAGRRFGLDPQQLAAEGLRRLRDVPQVAELNEQIRGELLDAGRKAITATADRKLADLADSLHERTLHLGEKGGEEEYEEDEYEDQEDQYEEPEEEEEPEEEEEEAEEPEAEAEEEEEEEEPEEEEEEEPPRRRRPARGRQQPGPRRTAAKKAPARPERRGAAKKAPAKKTTAKKATPKKAAAKKTAAKKTAAKKAPAKKTEPKKAPAKRTTAKKATPKKAAAKKASPRKAPAKKTAAKKAAPRSTSAKKTAGRRR, encoded by the coding sequence ATGAACGACACGACCAAGATGGCTCTCGCGGCGGCGGTTGCGGGTGGATACCTGCTGGGGCGCGCGAAGAAGGGACGACTCGCCTTCGCCATGGCGACGTACATCGCGGGGCGCCGCTTCGGCCTGGATCCGCAGCAGCTGGCGGCGGAAGGGCTGCGCAGGCTGAGAGACGTGCCACAAGTGGCCGAGCTCAACGAGCAGATACGGGGCGAGCTGCTGGACGCCGGACGCAAGGCCATCACGGCGACGGCGGACCGCAAGCTCGCGGATCTGGCTGACTCGCTCCATGAGCGCACGCTCCACCTCGGGGAGAAGGGCGGGGAGGAGGAGTACGAGGAGGACGAATACGAGGACCAGGAGGACCAGTACGAGGAACCCGAGGAGGAGGAAGAACCCGAGGAGGAAGAGGAAGAAGCCGAGGAGCCCGAAGCAGAGGCGGAGGAGGAAGAGGAGGAAGAGGAACCGGAGGAGGAAGAGGAAGAGGAGCCGCCACGCCGCCGGAGGCCCGCGAGGGGACGGCAGCAGCCCGGCCCGCGCAGGACGGCCGCCAAGAAGGCCCCGGCCCGGCCCGAGAGGCGAGGTGCGGCGAAGAAGGCACCCGCCAAGAAGACCACCGCCAAGAAGGCGACACCCAAGAAGGCCGCCGCCAAGAAGACCGCGGCGAAGAAGACCGCGGCGAAGAAGGCACCCGCCAAGAAGACCGAGCCTAAGAAGGCACCGGCGAAAAGGACCACCGCCAAGAAGGCGACACCCAAAAAGGCCGCCGCGAAGAAGGCATCGCCCAGGAAGGCGCCCGCCAAGAAGACCGCGGCGAAGAAGGCGGCACCGCGCAGCACGTCGGCCAAGAAGACGGCCGGACGGCGGAGGTAG
- a CDS encoding DUF4235 domain-containing protein produces the protein MDKMKLKRKGKVPLVYKPVGFALGWGGGALAGLAFRKAWKALRHEDDAPDALDPDRKWGEILLAAAVQGAIFAVVRSVVDRSGAKAVHRATGVWPSGDRTGRDH, from the coding sequence ATGGACAAGATGAAGCTGAAGAGGAAGGGCAAGGTCCCGCTCGTCTACAAGCCGGTCGGCTTCGCCCTGGGCTGGGGCGGCGGCGCGCTCGCCGGACTGGCCTTCCGGAAGGCGTGGAAGGCGTTGCGCCACGAGGACGACGCGCCCGACGCCCTTGACCCCGACCGGAAATGGGGCGAGATCCTGCTCGCGGCCGCCGTGCAGGGTGCCATTTTCGCCGTCGTGCGCAGCGTGGTCGACCGGTCCGGCGCCAAGGCCGTGCACCGGGCGACCGGCGTCTGGCCCAGCGGCGACAGGACCGGTAGGGACCACTGA
- a CDS encoding gas vesicle protein K — MAPEPEGERGRRFDEVAEAAARAFRLLPAAPQDLPAPGRAAPSPARRISADPDTVERDLVRLVLTLVELLRQLMERQALHRVDQGDLTDEQEERLGATLMILHDRMTDLCAQYGLTMEDLNLDLGPLGTLLPPAD, encoded by the coding sequence GTGGCCCCTGAGCCGGAGGGGGAGCGGGGCCGCCGCTTCGACGAGGTCGCCGAAGCCGCGGCCCGGGCCTTCCGCCTGCTGCCCGCCGCTCCCCAGGACCTGCCCGCGCCGGGCCGGGCCGCGCCGTCACCCGCCCGCAGGATCAGCGCCGACCCCGACACGGTGGAGCGGGACCTCGTGCGGCTCGTCCTCACGCTCGTGGAACTGCTCCGCCAGTTGATGGAACGTCAGGCGCTGCACCGGGTGGACCAGGGCGACCTCACCGACGAGCAGGAGGAGCGGCTGGGGGCGACGCTCATGATCCTCCACGACCGCATGACGGATCTGTGCGCCCAGTACGGGCTGACCATGGAGGACCTCAACCTGGACCTCGGCCCCCTGGGCACCCTGCTGCCGCCCGCCGACTGA
- a CDS encoding gas vesicle protein — protein MEAGPLAQRQWELVDLLDRLLAGGVVIKGDLTLRIAGVDLVRIDLNALICSVGSVVASPFEDRGGSGTYGPGADGAPGGAV, from the coding sequence CTGGAGGCCGGACCGCTCGCACAACGGCAGTGGGAGCTGGTCGACCTGCTGGACCGGCTGCTCGCGGGCGGCGTGGTGATCAAGGGGGACCTGACCCTGCGGATCGCGGGCGTCGACCTCGTACGCATCGACCTCAACGCGCTGATCTGCTCGGTCGGGTCCGTGGTCGCCTCGCCCTTCGAGGACCGTGGCGGCTCCGGTACGTACGGGCCGGGTGCCGACGGAGCGCCGGGAGGAGCGGTATGA
- a CDS encoding gas vesicle protein GvpG translates to MGLLTQIVTLPLAPVRGVAWVMDRVLEAAENEYYDPEPVQRELAALEAQLRAGEIDEETFDRREDELLDRLEEIRAFRQERGLP, encoded by the coding sequence ATGGGCCTGCTCACGCAGATCGTGACCCTTCCGCTGGCACCGGTGCGCGGTGTCGCCTGGGTGATGGACCGGGTGCTGGAGGCGGCGGAGAACGAGTACTACGACCCCGAGCCCGTGCAGCGGGAGCTGGCGGCCCTGGAGGCGCAGCTGCGCGCCGGGGAGATCGACGAGGAGACTTTCGACCGCCGCGAGGACGAGCTGCTGGACCGGCTGGAGGAGATCAGGGCGTTCCGGCAGGAGCGGGGTCTGCCGTGA
- a CDS encoding gas vesicle structural protein GvpA, with product MTVVPQGGGGVSRGGSSSLYDVLELILDRGLVIDVFVRVSLVGIEILRIDARIVVASVDTYLRFAEACNRLDLEAGKKPSQLTDLVGDTVEKGAHGKSKGALSGAVEAVTDSLRDGGADERDERDDQEEEREPVARKRRAATRRPRRSREREEE from the coding sequence ATGACCGTGGTGCCGCAGGGCGGAGGCGGTGTCTCCAGGGGCGGCAGCAGCAGCCTCTACGACGTCCTGGAACTCATTCTGGATCGCGGACTCGTCATCGACGTCTTCGTGCGGGTCTCGCTCGTCGGTATCGAGATTCTGAGGATCGACGCCCGCATCGTCGTGGCCAGCGTGGACACGTATCTCCGCTTCGCCGAGGCGTGCAACCGCCTCGACCTGGAGGCTGGCAAGAAGCCGTCGCAGCTGACCGACCTCGTGGGGGACACCGTCGAGAAGGGGGCCCACGGCAAGTCCAAGGGCGCGCTCTCCGGGGCCGTGGAGGCCGTGACGGACAGCCTCAGGGACGGCGGCGCGGACGAGCGGGACGAGCGGGACGATCAGGAGGAGGAACGGGAGCCCGTGGCACGGAAGCGGCGCGCGGCGACCCGCAGGCCCCGGCGTTCGAGGGAACGCGAGGAGGAGTGA
- a CDS encoding GvpL/GvpF family gas vesicle protein, which yields MSDRVSYVYAVLREAPGLGEAVAGLAGVAGGPVRLLPLSGVAGLLLAVSPVSSEDFQEEALKRHLEDLRWLESVARAHHAVIERLSARTTVLPLRLATVYLDDERARSALDAQGESLAERLSHLAAHVEWGVKIYVEPSASPVSEPAGPAGSEELSPGRAYLRTRKAQRTVRDTAHRAARTAAERIEETGRRYAAGRARHRVQQGELAAAPGENVLNDAYLVPRDRADEFRDEVSRATEGLDGVRVELTGPWAPYSFSTPPDTAEPVEAEPAGPAQALRGEGPPAGRESGEAARPKGNAVRAKGEPGEAAARSNSPAGNERGAET from the coding sequence ATGAGTGACCGCGTCAGCTACGTCTACGCCGTGCTGCGGGAGGCGCCCGGCCTGGGGGAGGCCGTCGCCGGGCTCGCGGGTGTCGCCGGTGGGCCCGTACGCCTGCTCCCCCTCAGCGGAGTTGCCGGGCTGCTGCTCGCGGTGAGCCCCGTGTCGTCGGAGGACTTCCAGGAGGAGGCCCTCAAGCGGCATCTGGAGGACCTGCGATGGCTGGAGTCCGTCGCGCGCGCCCACCACGCCGTGATCGAGCGGCTGTCCGCCCGCACCACCGTCCTCCCGCTGCGCCTGGCCACCGTGTACCTGGACGACGAGCGGGCGAGGAGCGCCCTGGACGCGCAGGGGGAGTCGCTCGCGGAACGGCTGTCCCACCTCGCCGCCCATGTGGAGTGGGGCGTCAAGATCTACGTCGAGCCGTCGGCCTCGCCTGTTTCCGAGCCCGCCGGACCCGCGGGATCCGAGGAGCTCAGCCCGGGGCGGGCGTACCTGCGTACCCGCAAGGCCCAGCGCACCGTCCGGGACACCGCCCACCGCGCGGCCCGGACCGCGGCCGAGCGGATCGAGGAGACGGGGCGCCGGTACGCCGCCGGTCGGGCCCGTCATCGTGTGCAGCAGGGCGAACTCGCGGCCGCACCGGGCGAGAACGTCCTCAACGACGCCTATCTCGTGCCGCGGGACCGGGCCGATGAGTTCCGCGACGAGGTGAGCCGCGCGACGGAGGGCCTGGACGGGGTACGGGTCGAACTCACCGGCCCCTGGGCGCCGTACTCGTTCTCCACCCCGCCGGACACGGCGGAGCCGGTGGAAGCGGAGCCTGCCGGGCCGGCGCAGGCGCTACGAGGCGAGGGCCCTCCGGCTGGGCGCGAGTCAGGTGAGGCGGCCCGGCCGAAGGGGAACGCCGTCCGGGCGAAGGGCGAGCCCGGAGAGGCTGCGGCGCGCTCGAACTCGCCCGCCGGGAACGAGCGGGGCGCGGAGACGTGA